A stretch of Lathyrus oleraceus cultivar Zhongwan6 chromosome 6, CAAS_Psat_ZW6_1.0, whole genome shotgun sequence DNA encodes these proteins:
- the LOC127090942 gene encoding nuclear pore complex protein NUP1 isoform X2 codes for MRSRSVDTTVGEEGKMAEVVPLESMLHHNQKEEHPQTPALENRIENHLLSTPHATSSIPVEDVASPAQLAKAYMESRPSKVSPSVLSLRSPTGEDSTLLKGHFAQKSPVMSIVPRATNHARVYENGFLTPRSRGRSAIYTMAQTPYPKVYPASTLKGAGVGVEDGPSSSTQHALSNGILSGTKQGGLKRRSSVLGNDIGSFGRIRRIRHKSNLISSKGLTLTHSDSPLSITSRGVGSNTAQQPSSFMQKPILSDEVNYSHSKSPPENVGDTMPSSNFPPLPSKSSEMASKILQQLDNMVSPKEKSSVLRLPNVNDKSPTKLSSSMLRGQALRSMETVDSSKLLDNVKDNKLDGTLKSLSASSQKLTSKINKVANGLKHVSPNGGLTPEVTGSDSTVPNNQVISIGKSEDSSDPPSKTWAFRMSAHEDYLELDDEAYPNEAVSPFSTSEKETKGSTVAADKTVSAIEKPVQKMPPGSSVLTPSKSFTAAGKPSTADGSIVAKKVDTPTSITSSVATDPTVKPSMGEVKSSTLTILGSDKSSSPNESAANLPLFNFGNNFVPSTESTKTGPVFGLDKAAPSKETSADATPVKFGFNKNIDSVPQASFTFSSSAGSESTFFKFGGASDSKLSSISSITAAGVVDSVPKVLESNNADVKASIVSEVAAQSSEPSAASTSLSTSPANIFTFGNSSSQNNGSTASSPTLSSPFLPVVSNSLTSQNMFSSSSLATSSSSIINATATSTTSMTTSTSFVNAFSNSSSSTSVMASLSPTTSLFKFGSTPLPSTSLPVSSSRSEPVETKDGQNAGIGKIESTSFGSSSAAVGNAGNGIFGLSSLATSANSQSQTQGSIFGTVSGSTIGTLAPSATSGFATSTQSQSVAFGSSTPSPLFGLAGSSSLPSSSPATNIFNSGITGGQSTPASSLEANPVSSNNGTNSTLFGVPSWQPSKSSPFGTPFSSSSSSSSTSVFSFGTSAPSVASISSPMVFGSSTGASGSQFSFTSAAATTNTQPAFGNSAPVFAFGSASVNNDQMSMEDSMAEDTVQATQPATPVFGQQPAQAQSNFVFGAPTPTGASPFQFGGQQNIAPQNPSPFQASGSLEFNAGGSFSLGTGGIDKSGRKHIKIKHRQRKK; via the exons AGT ATTCCTGTTGAAGATGTTGCTTCACCTGCACAACTAGCGAAGGCTTACATGGAGAGTAGGCCTTCCAAGGTATCCCCATCAGTGTTAAGCTTGCGAAGTCCTACCGGGGAGGATTCAACTCTACTAAAAGGCCACTTCGCACAAAAATCCCCTGTTATGTCAATTGTGCCAAGGGCTACTAACCATGCCAGGgtttatgaaaatggttttttGACCCCAAGATCTCGTGGAAGATCAGCAATATATACTATGGCTCAAACACCTTATCCTAAAGTATACCCTGCCTCCACACTCAAG GGTGCTGGGGTTGGTGTTGAAGATGGGCCGTCATCTTCAACTCAGCATGCACTTAGTAATGGTATACTCTCTGGAACTAAACAAGGG GGATTGAAGCGTAGAAGTTCTGTATTAGGTAATGACATAGGATCTTTTGGTCGTATACGCCGAATCCGCCACAAGTCTAATCTTATATCCTCTAAAGGATTGACCTTGACTCACTCAGACAGCCCTCTATCTATTACTAGTCGTGGGGTTGGTAGTAATACCGCTCAGCAACCTTCATCTTTCATGCAGAAGCCTATTCTGTCGGATGAAGTTAATTACAGTCATAGCAAATCGCCACCGGAAAATGTAGGTGACACCATGCCTAGCAGCAACTTTCCTCCTTTACCATCCAAATCTAGTGAGATGGCCTCAAAAATACTGCAGCAACTTGATAATATGGTTTCTCCCAAAGAAAAATCATCAGTACTAAGGCTGCCAAATGTGAATGATAAATCTCCAACAAAGTTGTCATCTTCCATGTTACGAGGACAAGCTCTTCGAAGCATGGAGACAGTAGATTCTTCAAAATTATTGGATAATGTAAAGGATAATAAATTAGACGGCACTCTTAAAAGTTTGTCGGCTAGTTCTCAAAAGTTGACATCAAAGATAAATAAGGTGGCAAATGGTCTGAAGCATGTTTCACCGAATGGTGGATTAACTCCTGAAGTAACTGGTTCAGACTCTACTGTCCCAAATAACCAAGTCATATCTATTGGAAAGTCTGAAGATTCTTCTGACCCTCCCTCAAAAACTTGGGCATTCCGTATGAGTGCACATGAG GATTATCTAGAGTTGGATGATGAGGCCTATCCTAATGAAGCAGTCTCTCCTTTTTCTACATCCGAGAAAGAAACAAAAGGCTCTACGGTTGCGGCTGACAAAACAGTCTCTGCTATTGAAAAACCTGTACAGAAGATGCCACCAGGTTCATCTGTACTGACGCCGTCCAAAAGTTTTACAGCAGCTGGTAAACCTAGTACTGCTGATGGGTCTATAGTAGCTAAGAAGGTTGACACACCGACTTCAATAACTTCATCTGTTGCCACTGATCCTACTGTTAAGCCAAGTATGGGTGAAGTTAAATCATCGACACTCACTATTTTAGGTTCCGACAAGTCCTCTTCACCAAATGAATCAGCTGCTAATCTTCCCCTGTTTAACTTTGGGAATAATTTTGTTCCTTCAACAGAGTCCACTAAAACAGGTCCAGTATTTGGTTTGGATAAAGCGGCTCCATCAAAGGAAACAAGTGCTGATGCTACCCCTGTTAAATTTGGTTTCAACAAAAATATTGACAGTGTTCCACAAGCATCATTTACTTTCTCTTCATCTGCTGGTAGTGAGTCTACTTTTTTCAAATTTGGTGGGGCTTCTGACTCAAAGCTGAGCTCAATCAG CTCAATTACTGCTGCCGGTGTTGTTGATTCAGTGCCAAAAGTTCTTGAATCAAATAATGCTGATGTCAAGGCTAGTATAGTTTCTGAAGTCGCTGCTCAATCATCAGAACCATCTGCAGCATCTACGTCATTGTCAACATCACCCGCAAATATATTTACTTTTGGCAACAGTTCAAGTCAAAATAATGGATCTACTGCTTCAAGCCCTACATTGTCCTCCCCATTTCTACCTGTGGTTTCAAATAGTCTTACAAGTCAGAATATGTTCAGTAGCTCATCCCTTGCCACAAGCAGCAGCAGCATTATTAATGCCACTGCTACTTCCACCACTAGCATGACAACCAGCACCTCCTTTGTAAATGCGTTTAGCAATAGCAGTTCCTCTACCTCAGTGATGGCGTCTTTATCTCCAACAACTTCCCTTTTCAAATTTGGATCCACCCCTTTACCATCAACAAGTTTACCTGTTTCATCTTCTCGCTCAGAACCCGTGGAAACCAAGGACGGACAAAACGCTGGAATTGGTAAAATTGAAAGCACCTCATTTGGAAGCTCTTCTGCTGCTGTTGGAAATGCCGGGAATGGCATTTTTGGGCTTAGTTCATTGGCAACATCTGCAAATAGCCAGTCCCAGACACAGGGTTCTATCTTTGGCACTGTAAGTGGGTCTACCATTGGTACTCTGGCACCTAGTGCTACTAGTGGGTTTGCAACTTCGACTCAGAGTCAGTCTGTGGCATTTGGTTCATCTACACCATCCCCGTTGTTTGGGTTGGCTGGAAGTTCATCACTCCCTTCTTCAAGTCCTGCAACAAATATTTTTAATTCTGGTATAACGGGTGGACAAAGCACCCCTGCTTCTTCTTTGGAAGCCAACCCTGTTAGCTCCAATAATGGCACAAATTCTACCTTGTTTGGGGTTCCTAGTTGGCAGCCCAGCAAATCGTCTCCGTTTGGCACCCCCTTTAGTTCATCATCATCGTCTTCATCTACctctgtgttttcctttggaacATCCGCTCCATCTGTTGCTTCCATCAGCTCTCCCATGGTATTTGGATCATCTACAGGTGCATCAGGTTCTCAATTCTCATTCACTTCAGCTGCAGCCACTACCAATACGCAGCCTGCCTTTGGAAATTCTGCTCCCGTGTTCGCATTTGGTTCAGCTTCTGTTAACAATGATCAGATGAGCATGGAGGACAGTATGGCTGAGGACACAGTTCAAGCAACTCAACCCGCCACTCCTGTATTTGGTCAGCAACCAGCCCAAGCTCAATCAAATTTTGTATTTGGAGCACCAACTCCAACTGGAGCCAGCCCTTTCCAGTTTGGGGGTCAACAGAATATTGCTCCACAGAATCCGTCTCCATTTCAGGCTTCTGGCAGTCTAGAATTTAATGCGGGAGGGAGTTTCTCATTGGGCACTGGTGGTATTGATAAGTCTGGTAGAAAGCATATTAAAATTAAACACAGGCAGCGTAAGAAGTAA